A stretch of the Vagococcus xieshaowenii genome encodes the following:
- a CDS encoding aminotransferase class I/II-fold pyridoxal phosphate-dependent enzyme: protein MSWNEGLSTELLEKIKTVDKKIGTRRLEMQEVALNNQAKVLAAFRKHKVSESHFNKSTGYGYDDMGREALEAVYAEVFGAEDCIVRPQLISGTHAISTALFGVLRPGDDLLYITGTPYDTLLEVVGVTGNGIGSFKEYNIGYDHVELLADGSVDFEGVKEKATAKTKVFAIQRSRGYDQRPSFTIEKIEEMIRFVKEHYPEAIVFVDNCYGEFAETLEPTQVGADLMAGSLIKNPGGGLAKIGGYIVGNKDLIEKCAYRLTTPGIGKEAGAMLDTVHEMFQGFFLAPHAVSQAIQGAIFTSALLEEFDVVSTPKWDEPRTDLIQMVELEEKEKMIKFAQAIQTFSPVDAHVSPVPAYMPGYEDDVIMAAGTFIQGASLELTSDGPIRPPYRLYVQGGLTYEHVKIAVSHAVQEIFYN, encoded by the coding sequence ATGAGTTGGAATGAAGGGTTATCAACAGAATTATTAGAAAAAATCAAGACGGTCGATAAAAAAATTGGTACACGTCGTTTAGAAATGCAAGAAGTGGCGTTAAATAACCAGGCAAAAGTGTTAGCAGCGTTTAGAAAACATAAAGTATCAGAAAGTCATTTTAATAAGTCAACAGGCTATGGTTATGACGATATGGGGCGTGAAGCATTAGAAGCAGTATACGCTGAAGTTTTCGGGGCTGAAGATTGTATCGTTCGTCCACAATTAATCTCAGGGACGCACGCGATTTCGACTGCGTTGTTTGGTGTGTTACGTCCAGGAGATGATTTATTGTATATTACTGGCACACCATATGATACTTTATTAGAAGTCGTGGGTGTGACAGGTAACGGTATTGGTTCGTTCAAGGAATATAATATCGGTTATGACCATGTTGAGTTATTAGCTGATGGTAGTGTTGATTTTGAAGGTGTGAAAGAAAAAGCAACGGCTAAAACAAAAGTCTTCGCGATTCAACGTTCACGCGGGTATGACCAACGTCCATCCTTTACGATTGAAAAAATCGAAGAGATGATTCGTTTTGTTAAAGAACATTATCCTGAAGCGATTGTTTTTGTGGATAATTGTTATGGTGAATTTGCTGAAACGTTGGAACCGACACAAGTTGGCGCAGATTTAATGGCTGGCTCTTTAATTAAAAACCCAGGTGGTGGCTTAGCGAAAATTGGTGGCTATATTGTGGGGAATAAAGACTTAATTGAAAAATGTGCCTATCGATTGACGACGCCAGGAATCGGAAAAGAAGCTGGGGCAATGCTAGATACGGTTCATGAAATGTTTCAAGGATTCTTCTTGGCACCACATGCTGTGAGCCAAGCGATTCAAGGCGCAATTTTTACATCGGCTTTGTTAGAAGAATTTGATGTCGTTTCGACTCCTAAATGGGATGAACCAAGAACGGATCTTATTCAAATGGTTGAATTGGAAGAAAAAGAAAAAATGATTAAATTTGCGCAAGCCATTCAAACATTTTCTCCTGTAGATGCTCATGTCTCGCCAGTTCCAGCTTATATGCCTGGATATGAAGACGATGTAATCATGGCAGCTGGAACCTTTATTCAAGGTGCTAGCTTAGAATTAACATCAGATGGCCCTATTCGCCCACCATATCGCTTATATGTTCAAGGCGGATTAACGTATGAACATGTTAAAATCGCCGTAAGCCATGCCGTACAAGAAATTTTTTATAATTAA